In a genomic window of Rhodothermaceae bacterium:
- a CDS encoding uracil-DNA glycosylase codes for MTSALHHLKDSLSAEAGLHGPLIPLEQTNLFARKIMDLVDAQNPVHQIRSLDALQDYVDSSVLVPIDAQRTHAVFGEGNPHANIMLVGEAPGADEDRQGRPFVGRAGQLLDKMIAAIHLSRNEIFIANILKSRPPRNRDPKPDEIAAHLPVLYRQMSLIQPKFILCLGRIACQTLLGTGAPLGRLRGQAHPYHGSTLLATYHPAALLRNQNWKRPAWEDLKLLRQLYSAL; via the coding sequence ATGACCTCCGCACTTCATCACCTTAAAGACAGCCTCTCTGCGGAGGCAGGCCTACACGGCCCGCTTATCCCATTAGAGCAAACAAATTTATTTGCACGGAAGATCATGGACCTGGTTGACGCACAGAACCCTGTACACCAGATCCGATCCCTCGATGCGCTCCAGGACTACGTAGACTCCTCGGTTCTCGTTCCGATTGATGCGCAGCGTACGCATGCTGTTTTTGGCGAGGGAAACCCACACGCAAACATCATGCTTGTTGGCGAGGCACCTGGAGCGGACGAAGATCGACAAGGCAGGCCCTTTGTCGGTCGGGCCGGTCAACTGCTTGACAAAATGATCGCGGCAATCCATCTATCCCGGAACGAGATCTTTATTGCAAATATTCTCAAATCCCGCCCTCCCAGGAACCGTGACCCGAAGCCTGACGAGATTGCTGCCCATCTGCCTGTTCTCTACCGGCAAATGTCCCTTATTCAACCTAAATTTATTCTCTGTCTAGGGCGGATCGCTTGTCAGACCTTGCTTGGAACCGGTGCTCCTCTTGGAAGACTGCGAGGGCAGGCTCACCCCTACCATGGAAGCACGCTGCTTGCTACCTATCACCCGGCAGCTCTTTTACGAAATCAGAACTGGAAGCGCCCAGCCTGGGAAGACTTGAAACTCCTACGACAGCTGTACTCGGCTCTATAG
- the coaBC gene encoding bifunctional phosphopantothenoylcysteine decarboxylase/phosphopantothenate--cysteine ligase CoaBC has translation MSESSRITELHGKRLLLGVTGSIAAYKAAELIRRLRKLGTEVQVLATQGASQFISPTTLATLSGRSVLTDLFDGTEEDTWTKHITLGHWADLFVIAPATAQTLAKLANGFSDNMLTATALAARCPILICPAMDHDMYMHPSVRLNLKRLQGFGYHVLPPSYGELASGLVGLGRLPDAEDILERIASLLPDELRGKHALVTAGPTREPIDPVRVLTNHSTGTMGFALAKDLVRRGAQVTLVTGPTLLNTPDGVRRIDITTSAEMLEAVLAHKDADFVFMAAAVADYAPDETLSSKIKKQEDQLTLRLHRTSDILAKLGKRRRNDQVLVGFAMETENGLANARKKLTDKNLDWIVLNNLTEEGAGFGTGTNRVTLIGKDGSSFPLEVMSKEEVATALLDRILTDCA, from the coding sequence ATGAGTGAATCAAGCCGAATTACAGAACTGCATGGTAAGCGCCTTCTTCTCGGCGTGACCGGAAGTATCGCTGCATACAAGGCTGCCGAATTGATTCGTCGGCTGCGAAAGCTTGGTACCGAAGTACAGGTCCTGGCAACGCAGGGGGCGTCTCAGTTTATCTCACCGACAACCCTGGCAACCTTGTCTGGTCGAAGTGTGCTCACAGACCTGTTCGATGGGACAGAAGAGGACACCTGGACCAAGCACATCACTTTGGGGCATTGGGCAGACCTCTTCGTGATTGCACCCGCAACAGCCCAGACTCTGGCAAAATTGGCGAATGGGTTTTCGGACAATATGCTGACCGCAACCGCGCTGGCGGCCCGCTGCCCGATACTGATATGCCCGGCCATGGATCATGATATGTATATGCATCCTTCCGTCCGCTTGAACCTGAAACGCCTCCAAGGATTCGGCTACCATGTGCTGCCTCCCAGCTATGGAGAACTGGCCAGTGGGCTCGTTGGGCTGGGCCGCCTCCCGGATGCGGAAGATATCCTCGAACGGATTGCGTCCCTTTTGCCTGACGAGTTGCGTGGCAAGCATGCTCTGGTCACTGCCGGCCCCACACGTGAGCCCATCGATCCCGTTCGAGTTCTGACCAACCATTCGACCGGTACGATGGGCTTTGCTCTTGCAAAAGATCTTGTCCGGCGTGGAGCACAGGTGACATTGGTGACCGGTCCTACGTTGTTAAACACTCCTGATGGGGTGCGGCGCATTGATATCACCACGAGCGCAGAAATGCTTGAAGCGGTCTTGGCCCATAAGGATGCGGATTTTGTCTTTATGGCGGCGGCGGTGGCGGATTATGCGCCAGATGAGACTCTTTCTTCAAAAATCAAGAAACAGGAGGATCAACTTACGCTCCGGCTGCACCGAACCTCTGATATCCTCGCGAAGCTGGGGAAACGACGTCGGAATGATCAAGTCCTGGTCGGCTTCGCCATGGAGACGGAAAACGGTCTTGCGAACGCCCGGAAAAAACTCACCGATAAGAACCTGGACTGGATTGTCCTTAACAACCTGACCGAAGAAGGTGCCGGCTTCGGTACGGGAACCAATCGCGTGACTCTCATCGGGAAAGATGGCTCGTCCTTCCCATTGGAGGTAATGTCGAAAGAGGAGGTTGCCACAGCCCTTCTGGATCGAATCTTGACTGATTGTGCATAA